A region of Chloracidobacterium sp. DNA encodes the following proteins:
- the queF gene encoding NADPH-dependent 7-cyano-7-deazaguanine reductase QueF, with protein sequence MSDKQSPQPANNQQLEICPTPRGEMGLTPLDTFAYEFPGKKIWIEFEMPEFTAICPFSDFPDFAVIRLSYVPNQLCIELKSLKLYINSFREVKVFHEHVINIILEDFVAACDPLKVKIEGDFHVRGNIKTVVKARYKKPTN encoded by the coding sequence ATGTCAGATAAACAGTCACCACAACCCGCAAACAATCAGCAACTCGAGATCTGTCCGACACCGCGCGGCGAGATGGGCCTAACACCGCTCGACACCTTTGCCTACGAGTTTCCAGGCAAGAAGATCTGGATCGAATTCGAAATGCCGGAATTCACAGCCATCTGCCCATTTTCCGACTTCCCGGATTTTGCCGTAATTCGCCTTAGCTACGTCCCAAACCAACTCTGCATCGAACTAAAAAGCCTCAAACTCTACATCAATTCATTTCGTGAGGTAAAGGTCTTTCACGAGCACGTTATCAACATAATCCTCGAAGATTTTGTCGCAGCCTGCGACCCGCTCAAGGTCAAGATCGAAGGCGATTTTCACGTCCGCGGCAACATCAAAACTGTCGTCAAAGCCAGGTACAAAAAACCGACAAATTAA
- a CDS encoding DUF952 domain-containing protein codes for MFIYHIVLPEIWAAFEGDLYKAPSLETEGFIHCSFAEQLDGVIERYYGDKDQLVILEIDPERLMSRMIKEPSTNSEVYPHIYGPINRDAIVSVTERN; via the coding sequence ATGTTCATTTATCATATAGTTTTGCCAGAGATTTGGGCCGCTTTTGAGGGCGATCTTTATAAAGCGCCGAGCCTTGAAACAGAAGGTTTCATACATTGCAGTTTTGCCGAGCAGCTTGATGGCGTGATCGAAAGATATTACGGTGACAAGGATCAGTTGGTGATACTTGAGATCGATCCGGAACGTTTGATGTCGCGGATGATCAAAGAACCATCGACAAATAGCGAGGTCTATCCGCATATTTACGGTCCGATAAATCGAGACGCGATCGTCTCAGTGACAGAA
- the truA gene encoding tRNA pseudouridine(38-40) synthase TruA, with product MNHKLLIQYDGTDFHGWQVQENDRTIQGELERVIGMLADTEVAVVGSGRTDAGVHAEGQVANVRLDGSKFTPEKLKHAINGNMWRDIRILKAEKAPDEFHARFSAKRKTYIYRVINAPVISPFWRRYAHHESRPLDVPRMNETARLFLGEHDWTAFASAKSDGESRVRNILDFTVESSWDDRAQGLMIEFRISASGFLRYMVRSIVGTMIEVGRGEKDSDTIQTAIVTGDRSLAGKTASAQGLTLYRVEYD from the coding sequence ATGAATCATAAACTTCTTATTCAGTACGACGGAACGGATTTTCACGGCTGGCAAGTGCAGGAAAATGACCGCACCATTCAGGGCGAGCTTGAACGCGTGATCGGTATGCTTGCGGACACCGAGGTTGCTGTCGTTGGTTCTGGACGGACGGACGCAGGGGTTCACGCTGAAGGACAGGTGGCAAACGTTCGCCTTGATGGAAGCAAATTTACACCTGAAAAGCTCAAACACGCGATCAACGGCAATATGTGGCGCGATATTCGGATACTAAAGGCCGAAAAAGCGCCGGACGAGTTTCACGCTCGGTTTTCGGCAAAAAGAAAAACATATATTTATCGAGTAATAAACGCGCCGGTGATCTCACCGTTCTGGCGGCGCTATGCACATCACGAATCGCGGCCGCTCGATGTTCCCCGTATGAATGAAACGGCTAGGCTGTTTCTCGGCGAACACGACTGGACAGCATTTGCCTCGGCAAAATCGGATGGCGAAAGCCGTGTGCGCAATATACTCGATTTTACGGTCGAATCAAGTTGGGATGATCGGGCGCAGGGTTTAATGATCGAGTTTCGGATCAGTGCGAGCGGCTTTTTGAGGTACATGGTTCGCTCGATCGTCGGTACGATGATCGAGGTCGGGCGTGGCGAAAAGGATTCTGATACAATTCAGACGGCAATTGTCACAGGCGACCGCAGTCTGGCAGGCAAAACCGCCTCGGCACAAGGTCTGACGCTGTATCGCGTTGAATACGACTAA
- a CDS encoding ASCH domain-containing protein, protein MNADVQKYWNEFLILNPAILKDTPFQAWFFGNTAEMALELAQLVIESKKFATASLVAVNDLKPEEAPIPDGYSVVTDFHGVPLCVIQTVEIKHLPFEEVDAQFAADEGEGDQSLEYWRDVHWRYFTREAAELSIDFNKRSLVCCERFLLLYPNPK, encoded by the coding sequence ATGAATGCTGACGTTCAGAAATATTGGAACGAATTTCTTATACTAAATCCGGCGATCCTGAAGGACACGCCTTTTCAGGCCTGGTTTTTTGGCAACACAGCGGAAATGGCTTTGGAACTTGCGCAGCTCGTCATCGAAAGTAAAAAATTTGCGACCGCGAGTCTAGTCGCGGTCAATGACCTCAAACCCGAAGAAGCGCCGATACCCGATGGCTACAGCGTCGTCACTGATTTTCACGGCGTTCCATTGTGTGTGATCCAAACCGTTGAGATAAAGCATTTGCCGTTTGAAGAGGTTGACGCCCAGTTTGCCGCAGATGAAGGCGAAGGCGACCAGTCGTTGGAATATTGGAGAGACGTGCATTGGCGTTATTTCACACGCGAAGCCGCCGAGCTTAGCATCGATTTTAATAAACGGTCGCTTGTATGCTGTGAGCGTTTTCTACTTTTGTATCCCAATCCAAAATGA
- a CDS encoding orotate phosphoribosyltransferase: MEILDQFKETNALLEGHFVLSSGLHSPKYLQCALALQHPSDAAAFGEMIAGNFTGDAIDTVASPAIGGLVIGFATAQALGVRFIWTERENGVMTLRRGFSVKEGERILVVEDVITTGGSTRECIEALEKHGATVMAAASIIDRSNGSADVGVPRVSLVSLDVPSYTPEDCPLCAAGTEAVKPGSRM, encoded by the coding sequence ATGGAGATATTAGACCAATTTAAGGAAACCAATGCCTTGCTCGAGGGGCATTTTGTGTTGTCGAGCGGCTTGCACAGCCCTAAGTATCTGCAATGCGCTTTGGCACTACAACATCCGTCAGATGCCGCCGCGTTTGGTGAAATGATAGCCGGAAATTTTACCGGCGATGCTATCGACACAGTCGCGTCGCCCGCGATCGGCGGGCTTGTGATCGGATTTGCAACTGCTCAGGCCCTCGGCGTTCGATTCATCTGGACAGAAAGAGAAAATGGCGTAATGACGCTTAGGCGCGGCTTTTCTGTTAAAGAAGGTGAGCGAATTTTAGTTGTCGAAGACGTGATAACAACCGGCGGATCGACACGCGAATGCATTGAAGCTTTGGAAAAGCACGGAGCAACCGTAATGGCCGCAGCATCTATAATTGATCGTTCAAACGGCTCGGCGGATGTCGGAGTTCCGCGTGTCTCGCTCGTTAGTCTCGATGTGCCAAGTTACACGCCCGAAGACTGTCCGCTCTGTGCAGCCGGCACCGAGGCCGTAAAACCAGGAAGCCGCATGTAA